The Neodiprion pinetum isolate iyNeoPine1 chromosome 5, iyNeoPine1.2, whole genome shotgun sequence genome segment TACCTATTTGGTTAAAAGTATTTTCTTCTCAACCATGAAGTTGAAAGCAAATTCtaagaatttttggaaatatccatagattataaaaaattttcgaacgaaattcgttaaaagaaaatatttccgaactttttttgaaaatgtaacaATCTTTATTTGCTAAATATCCTGGAGATATTGGCGAgatttttagaaataattatttattctaaaGCCAATGAAATCTTACAGTGATTCCAACAAAAATGTGTTAACTAAACAACCAAATATACAGCCAAATAATACTCATTAAATCGACAAAACCAATGAAATCAAAGGCTCTCAAATTTTCGCTTGTCATTCATTTCAGAAGCCTCGCCGTTAATCACTTCCAAAAAGGATACTAGCCAAGTTGAGTACGAACTTAATCAGGAGCTGATACAGTTCATGCATACCACAGTACCCTACACTATCAAACGCTTGTTGCCTGCCGATTTGAAGATAATTTACGTTGGCTGTGGTGAAAATTACGTTGAAGTAAAACCCAATCCCTTTCAAAGTGACTTTGAGTGCGAAACGAATAGTGGAAAAGGTGGCGTCCGGTTGACAAACAATATCACCTTCAACTGGTAAGTAGTCATATTGGAGTTCCGAGAGCAAACAGTAAATTACGTATGATATggaaatttttgcaaacatCAGGTATGATTCTTTTAGCCTCGTTGAGTCAGACTGGAGTGATAAATTAGCGGTAGATATGATAGAAACTGAATGGCACTGCACAAACTGTGGCATCACGACTCCAATGACGAGCATTGAGAAGTTGCAGCATCAGAGTAATTGCTTCGTAATAAACGAGGATGACCATCAGGCTTCTATTGAACCACCCACTGAGAAAAAACCAAACAGCAAACCCTACGATTGTCCAGAGTGCAAAAAAACCATTTATCTCACGCCTATAGAAATATTAAGACATAAAAAACAACACTTGTAATATAGCATGTATCTGTTTCATATTTGCAATAAAagcctgaaaaaaatttacccgCACACTAGATCTACAAAAAATCATGTCAAACTTACAACAAACAATTGCCTATATTAAGATAAGGTCACGATTTATATTGAATTTCCCTGTAATTCCTGTTACATAAATAACTCTCTTATGTCCAAGGAAGGTTGTTAGAAAACATACCACATCCTATTCCGGTGTAAGCCAGATAATAGGATAAGATTATGATGTCATTCTTTGAATGCGTCGTTTGAGATAAGAAGAAAACTCTCCactttgaatttaaattttctggATATTCGAAATCCATTGCATTCATAGCGTTCTCATTTCTCCGCTCTGATTTATATGACAATTTAGAAGCACAACACCAATATAACAAGGGGCTTGCAGAACACAATAAACGAGTGCTCACTTCCAGATGTACAAATCCTAGACAAATCAATACTAAACATATTCCGTGAACTACGAATACAAAAATATCCGGAGAGAGTTTCttattctttgattttttacaatttcgaaCATCAGTTGAAAAGCTTCCTAACGTATATAGTTGAATTCTGTGCTCACTCAAgtatttgaaactttgacaAAGTATAAGATAGAGGGATGGGAATCCAAGAAGTATATTAGGAAGATGTTGGAACATCCAGTATTGCATAAATCCAACGTTCCAATACTTCGCTTGAATGTAAGAATATGCAACAGGAATAGAATTCTTGCACCAGGGGGGAATAACGGTTCCAGGTATTAGCAGGACATCTTCATCTGAATGATTAAGCACGTAATCTGGTATCGTGACTTCATGATATGTACAGTATAAACTATAATTGTACAACTGATGTAAGATGTACGGAACGATAGATAGAAACACAACGTTCAAGAGCCAAAGAAAAGAACCTAACATTGTATGACATCCGAAAGGGAAAATTGGCTCAGCTTGGGAGTTTTGATAATTCCTACTTACTTTGG includes the following:
- the PIG-V gene encoding GPI mannosyltransferase 2, which produces MYGPREKVFWFAVTSRLVVISLQFIFNRILPDHDAHIFNSPLDPEMKTSIYDSTVEYLFGGFLRWDAQYFIHIAKYGYTYEKTLAFYPLYPMSIRCLSVVLRVVFFSLNDHSIAILAALLINFICFVKSATVFYDLSKIVLKDTALAYKAAILYCINPASIFFSAFYSEAMFAWLSFNIMLAYVNNNPYIYLPIGLSILVRSNGLINLGYPVYSYVRCLIRTVLPKVSRNYQNSQAEPIFPFGCHTMLGSFLWLLNVVFLSIVPYILHQLYNYSLYCTYHEVTIPDYVLNHSDEDVLLIPGTVIPPWCKNSIPVAYSYIQAKYWNVGFMQYWMFQHLPNILLGFPSLYLILCQSFKYLSEHRIQLYTLGSFSTDVRNCKKSKNKKLSPDIFVFVVHGICLVLICLGFVHLEVSTRLLCSASPLLYWCCASKLSYKSERRNENAMNAMDFEYPENLNSKWRVFFLSQTTHSKNDIIILSYYLAYTGIGCGMFSNNLPWT